The window CGATTTGGTATCCGGATTCCACCAAATCCCTCTAGCCCCGGAGAGTCGCCCCAAAACAGCCTTCTCAACCACGGGAGGACACTATCATTATACCCGAATACCAATGGGCATTGCGAACGGTCCACCAGCCTTCCAGAGGTCAATGGACGTAGTATTATCCGGACTACAGGGGGCAGGGTTATTTCTCTACATGGATGATATAGTCGTCTATGGAAAAACTTTAGAAGAtcatagagaaaaatataaatcgttcGTGGACAGACTCCATGATGCACAAATGAGCCTACAGCCCtctaaatgtgaatttttaaggGAAGAGGTAGCCTTTTTGGGGCATTGCGTCAGCCACGAGGGAATAAAACCTAACCCCAAAACAATAGAACCCATCCTAAAATATCGAAAACCTAAGGATAGGAAGGGAATTAGACAATTTATCGGATTGGCGGGGTACTATCGGAAATTCATGGAGAATTTTGCGACAAAAGCACGCCCCCTAACGGAACTCTTAAAAGAAGAGGTCCCCTTTGAATGgggagaaaaacaagaaaatgcATTCACAGGAATAGCCCGAGAAATAACGTCATACCCCATACTACGACACCCAGATTTTTCTCGACCGTTCATCGTCACGACCGACGCATCAGATTATGCGGTCGGGGCAATCCTCAGCCAAGGCAAGATAGGCGAAGATCTGCCTATAAGCTATGCCTCGCGAGTAATGacaaaaccagaaaaaaactATACAACTACAAAAAAGGAACTCCTAGCGATAATATTCGCGATTAGGCAATTCCGACCATATTTATACGGAAGAAAATTCACCCTGATAACCGATCACCAACCACTAGTGTGGCTGAGGTCAACAAAAGACCCAGGGGCCCAATTACGTCGTTGGGCAAATGAATTAGAAGAATACGATTATGAAATCAAATATAAACCGGGAAAGTTAAATTTAAACGCGGACGCACTATCACGAAACCCGATACCTGAGGAGACAGAAGAAGTCACTCAGGAGAAAACCGTCGCAATCATAGCCGGAATGAACGCGCAAATTTGGAACGTAGAGGTCGGGGACGCGATATGGTACACTATCAGACCAAGTGGCCAAAGAATAGGACCATGTGTGATCGAAGAAATATGGTCAGATAACAAAGTACTGGTCATGCGCGGCGATAGACCAGATATCGCTCGGGGGGAAAACATTGTAGCAGTGAATACCCCCCCGACAGACTGGAACACAAGCGAGACCGGGATTGAAGCGGTCTCAGCTTACGTCGACATAAAGGTCGGTGATATGGTATGGCACAAGAAATTCTCACCATATCACACGGTGGGACCACACGAAGTTATCGCACTCCTTTCGCCCGACGTAATTAAAGTCAGAACAGGGAATGTCGATACACACGTGTCAAAATGCCGAGTCGTCTCAGTAAACGAAGAACCAAATAAGGGTCCTAGAACGACTTCACACGGAAGCCAAGACGCCGGTCAACCAATAGAAACCCAAGAAAACCGCCCGACAAAAAGGAAGCGAGGACGCccacggaaaattcctgttaaaTCAGGGATACGAAAACGACCCTCGAAATTACCAGcagttaaaagaaaaagaggacGACCGCGAAAAATCCCACTTGAAGAAATATCTAcagaagaggaaaatattgcaaaacgcCCAAAAAGAAACACGCAACCCCCTCAGCCTAATGAAGAACCGgaaacagaaagagagagctctAACCCCGGAAGCGAACCCGGAAGTGTATTCGACCCCACACAAGAGCCAATACCAACGTCAGATGAAGATATGGGTCGACAAAACTACCAAGAAGATAACGCAACAGCTGACGAGGGAAACGAGACGACACTTGACAACCGAAACGAGATCGACAATAGTCAAAACAGAGAACCACTGGATGACGCAAATTACGATGCATGGGAGCCGCCGACGGACGCTGATAACAGCGAGGGAGAAGACCCCCCTTTCGTCGACAACGAAGAGGCACCAGAGTATCAACTGTCTGAAGAAGAAGACAACGAGAATGTCCGACACTCTCGAATGCACGTGacggaagaaaaacaaaacttcgcattttttctcccagcaTCCGGAGAGCCGGATAACGCATGCCTTAGGGTATTAATCGAAAAGGAATGGATACAGGCGGAAGAACTGACGTCACAACGGTGTCAAACGGGAGAGGTAATTAAAATAAGGAAATCCGACAAATGGGGATTTGGCCTGGTCATTAAAGATGACTCAGAGGCAGAAGTCCTCGAGGATAACATTGAACGAACCCTAGAAATATTTCTCGAACTAATAACAGCcgaaaatatagaaataataaGAATGGCACACGACTATGATTGCCTATCGGGACGATCACGAAGAACAATCAGAACGACcctgaaggaaaaattacgcgGAACCAACATACAAGTAATATTATGCGCAAGATTACTCGAAGTACCGACTACGGAAGATCGCATTTCCATCGTTGAAGAAAAACATACATCAACGATAGGAGGACATAAAGGTATCACCAAAACCCTACACGGAGTGAAACTCCAATACTATTGGAAAAACATGTCCCAAACGGTCCGAGAATACGTGAACCTCTGCCAAACCTGCCAACGCAAGAAACTAACGAGGGAGAAGGCCCGCCATCCCATGATCATTACTGATACACCAATCGACGCGTTCGAGAAGGTGTCTATGGACATCTATGAGCCCTCCGGCAGGAGCCACAGGGGACATGCATACCTATTGACAATGCAGGATTGTCTAACGAAATACGCCTTAGCCGTGCCATTGAGAACGGAACGAGCGGAAGACGTAGCACGGGCTCTCGCACGCAGATTAATATGTACATTCGGCGCGCCACAGGCCCTCTTGTCGGACAGAGGCCCAAATTTTACAAGTCAGATCACCgcggaattttgtaaattatttagaattcGCCACTGTCTGACTACCGCGTACCACCCCCAATCAAACGGATCCCTCGAACGCAGTCACCATGTCCTAACCGAATTTCTAAAAACCCAAATCGGAGATAGCGGAGACTGGGATAAATGGATAGATatggcgatgtttgcgtataatACGAGCGTACACGAAAGCACGGGATTCACCCCTCACGAGCTAGTTTTCGGAGTAAAACCACGCGTACCCTCAGCAAGATCGATCGAGGGAATCGGAGGCAAACCCTATCGCGTATTATTCCAAGAATTAACCGAAGGATTAAAAAGAGTACGCGACCAAGCCCGGATAAACCTCATAAAATCGAAACaaagatcaaaaaaatattatgaccgAAAAGTGAGGGAAATATCGCTTCAAGTAGGAGAATATGTTTGGCTCTTAAAAGAGCCCAGAACGGGAAAAAGGGACGATGATTGGAAAGGACCATACCgtattctggaaattttagatCACAACAACGTGAATATCCAAATGGAAAGAAGATCAAAAATTGTACACCGCGACAAACTAAAGAAAGCGCGTCTCAGGGAAACCGAAAACCGCCCCGATAAccgaaattagaaaaaaaacaaaacgacGAAATATTACccgtttttcgaaaatttccggtatatgaaaaaaaaaaaaaaaaaaaaaagaggggatataaaataaaataataactcaCCAAAATTGAAGAAGGGGCATCATCTAATTTGGCAGCAGTTGACTCCGGAAACCGAACTGGAGACGAGCTggatggaaaaagaaaaaaaacaacaatgaaattttcagaaaataaaaaaaaaatatattaaaatatttttaaaaaaaaattaaagaaaaaatatagatcCTGGACGCGGTAAAACCGGGTACGATGGCCGCATCAGGAGAAAAAAAGGATTCCCTCAGCCTTAGACACCGCGAAGACGATCCTAGAAAAGAGATTATAAACACGCCACACAGCATAGAgggtaatgataaaaaaaagggggatcaACTTACCAACTATGGAGCAACACCTGAGTCAGACGGAATCACCGACGACTGTCGGGATTCTGGGAGACGACGTCCGGATCCACGACGACGTCCGGATCCTCGTCGACGACCGGAACTTCGAGGACGCCCGGCACCTGGGCGAGATCAGGACAAATGGATAACCGACTTATCCAGTCCCCGGGCGTGAATCGACGGGACCGACGAGCCGTCTGTCGACCCGATCCATACCCCGATTCGGGGCGAATCCCtaagaaaacaaaaacataaattaaaaaaggggaataaattatcgtgaGTAATAAATTAAAGACATGAAGCCTTCCCcaagaagcaccactgaaggaggaagaagcgggtgacgtaggccgtccccctccttcccgcggtcccctactcacgACGCTCCCACTTGAAGGAAGAAGCgggtgacgtaggccgtccccctccttcccgcggtcccctactcacgACGCTCCCACTTGAAGGAAGAAGCgggtgacgtaggccgtccccctccttcccgcggtcccctactcgcGACGTTCCCACTTGAAGGAAGAAGCgggtgacgtaggccgtccccctccttcccgcggtcccctactcgcCACGCTCCCGCTTAAGGAAAGAAGTAAATGACGTAGCGCCCCCcccgcagtcccctgttcgCCAGTCTTATTATAAATGGACCCctcaaaaattatatatatttaatgcaatttaataataaaaaaaaagggacttACCGGTAAAAGCACCGCCGGTGGAAATAGGCTCATCCCCATTTGGTGATCGGGACACCTTGCTTAGTAATCCGTGCTGAGACATCCTTCACCAATCGAAAGAGAAAAAccctcacaaaaatatttatacacgcactcacaaaaatattcacaaaaactTCACTGTTCGTCAAATGTCAAACGACTGGTGACATACGCCCCGCAATTGCGACCCGATAATCTgacaccccccccccaccgGAAGAGCATACTCTTGGGCACCAAGAAAGACGTCGGGCGACGACCGATATTGATACCGAGAAAAATGACCAATCAATCTCGCTGGCGCACCAACgacgattatttaaatttcgaaattcccTAGGGACATCCTCGTTCATTGTAAATTTACACTAATTTGTAAACATTAATCTATTTAGAATTGTGAATTAGGGTAGCGAGAAGATGAATGGAATTGGGCCCAGAAATGATAATACGGATGATTATCGGGtgctgagagaaattttacggTTTTGGGGTAAAGGTTATATATTGAtgcatggaaaaaaatattgcgtattttactggattatttttcccacccaaatttcagccaatagaattgcaccatttgttgatattttgtatagcctacctcgaatatcagcgataattttttgaatattttggtaaacaaacgacacttaaccacataaacctcttttcatgtcatggcacaattctcttggccgaaatttggataggaaaaataatcccctgaataccactcgagcttcaaaattatagaatatttccctctaggttccctgcatacaaatgaagtcgtcaagtttttcaggaaaaatcactcgtgcttcgcactcgtgcttcgcactcgtgattttttagcctgaaaaacttgactccttcatttgtttgcaacgaatctatcgggaaatattcgataattttgaaccacttgtggtattatatgtgaatataaTTCCAGAAATTAGAGGGAATAAAAAGATGGGGTGAATACATGCGTGGgatgttagaaatttttttttaattcactttgGTGATTACGGAGATATCTgagactcatttttttttaaataaaggggctttgagaatattaattatcactctcaggatatttttaatggatcaATAGTTCTAGTAACTATTGCACCTGAAAATTTGGTCACCTAaacttgttaaaaattttaaaaaattaaaatttatcaaaaaaaaaaatacttactTCATTGGattgagaataataaattatagtttttgggataatgaaataattatttcgaacTGATCACAGCTCCATTAGTTGTAAAATGCTATATAAATATGTTACCAGGAAATTGAATAGAGGATCCCGCATGAtctctacctctgtcaggaatatattttaatgttttcacatttcgcccgaaaaatattcttatttcTGACTGATGAACTGTAGAGTACAATCAGCCAGGAATAAGAAGGGGAGTGAAGGACGAAACGtaaccaacaaaatagccgCGTATGATTGGATGTTTCAGGCTCGCAGGGAGCCCGGAAACTCCAGGCGTGGAGATCACACGATTAGAGGGAGGAAACGGAATCCTAACCACTAAATATGCGAACCTGCGAATCTATCACACGGTGTGGAATATGATTACACATATCGACATAACAAaattcctagagaaaaaacaaatcctcACACGACACTGGTTGGGAATGAAAGGGATCTGTACCCAACTACGAGGCAATTGTAATTTTGAAGACCAATTAGACCAGGTAATTAATCGGCTCGATATATTAGACGGTACTCATCGACACATGAGAGAATTGTTAGCAGAAACACCGGAGAGATCGAAACGAGCGGTCCTCGGATTTATCGGGAAAATAAGCAAGATTCTTTTCGGGACAATGGACGAAGATGACGCGGACTATTACGACCAATACATAGAATCCCTACAGAACACAACTAGGGAAACCCTAGCCCTTCTGGCGAATCAAACGCACATTATTCGATCCGAATTCGAATCAATCCACCAAACTATTCAAGGTCTAACTAAAGAAATTAAGACCTTGAACGCGACAGTCTACGTAGCCATCGGAAACATCCTCGAACGTATCGACACTATAGGGATTAATGGGAAAATGGCGAGCCTTATATCAGCCTTCGATGCGGAACTGAGCGAATATGAGCTCGACACCCAAATGCTGATTAACGCCATCCTATTCGCGAAAAGAGGACAATTGCACCCGTCAATTATGTCGCCAGAAAATATCCTGGACGCGGCTAACGAAGTAATTCAACATAATCGGGGGGCGGAGTTCCCGGTCCCCCTAGAAATCCCATATATCACCGAATTATTAAAACTCGCGGATCTGACGGCCTATTTTCATAAGGAAAAGGTCGTATTCGTCATCACGATACCGATACTTGAGCTAACAAAATATATCGTGTATAGACACTTGACATTGCcgacaaaaattaacaatacCTCAACGTCTCTAGTGGCCTTTATAACGCCAAGTTATCCCTACACCGCTATTTCGGAGGAAGCCAATACGTATCTCAAGCTTGACAGTGAAGAGATCAACCACTGTAAAACGGGAATGATCGGCCTTATATGCAAGACCGCACGACCCCTATACGAGGTCAATGGGAACAAGGATTGTGAGGTACAAATGAGCTCCAATCCCCGTTTTTCGAGCTCCGAAATATGCGATGTACGGGTAAAATCAATGGACCGAACATATTGGGCCCGAATAGGAAATTCCAACACATGGGTTTTTTCCGTCGTCACGGAAGACGAAATACGGGTAAAATGCACAAGACGCGAACCCGCCACGATCATCATTACGGGAACCGGAACAGTCACCCTAGCGCCGGACTGCGAGATTCGATCGCGATCCGTCACCCTCACCCCATTCCAAGAACTGACGTCGAAGTTCGACCTAAAATTCGTGGACCGAGCCGTCTTCGACATACCGACCCTACTAAACAAGACAATACGCGGACTCGGACCGAACAATTTGACGGAAATCTTAGGCGATATAGGCCTACTACAAACGGTACAGGTTGGACAGAACGACGAGGACAGCGTCACAAGGGACAGTCTCGGGCTGCAAGTCATTATCGATAAAGCCCGAGCGCTGTCCAGACAAGGGGATACAAACAGAAGACTGAGGAGGGTTGAACACGGGTTAGGATACGCGGGGATTTCGCTAGGAATTCTTGGGGTGATTGCCGCGGCATGTTGGAAATtctccctatggtcgaaggtcGCGACGCTATGTGGGGGAGTTACGTTTTGTTCAGGTACTCGAAACAGGGAGAACGAGCCCCACCAACCGAGAACCAGGACCCCATCGCCGCAGGCGCCAC of the Diachasmimorpha longicaudata isolate KC_UGA_2023 chromosome 20, iyDiaLong2, whole genome shotgun sequence genome contains:
- the LOC135171432 gene encoding uncharacterized protein LOC135171432, with the protein product MNIGLLTIVMGLALAGSPETPGVEITRLEGGNGILTTKYANLRIYHTVWNMITHIDITKFLEKKQILTRHWLGMKGICTQLRGNCNFEDQLDQVINRLDILDGTHRHMRELLAETPERSKRAVLGFIGKISKILFGTMDEDDADYYDQYIESLQNTTRETLALLANQTHIIRSEFESIHQTIQGLTKEIKTLNATVYVAIGNILERIDTIGINGKMASLISAFDAELSEYELDTQMLINAILFAKRGQLHPSIMSPENILDAANEVIQHNRGAEFPVPLEIPYITELLKLADLTAYFHKEKVVFVITIPILELTKYIVYRHLTLPTKINNTSTSLVAFITPSYPYTAISEEANTYLKLDSEEINHCKTGMIGLICKTARPLYEVNGNKDCEVQMSSNPRFSSSEICDVRVKSMDRTYWARIGNSNTWVFSVVTEDEIRVKCTRREPATIIITGTGTVTLAPDCEIRSRSVTLTPFQELTSKFDLKFVDRAVFDIPTLLNKTIRGLGPNNLTEILGDIGLLQTVQVGQNDEDSVTRDSLGLQVIIDKARALSRQGDTNRRLRRVEHGLGYAGISLGILGVIAAACWKFSLWSKVATLCGGVTFCSGTRNRENEPHQPRTRTPSPQAPPRRSRTRKTNQEVHLPMKTLARGVRPGPTATITEIVELDEHLEPVEPSRPVETAAPLTTQLALIPQNRVTHTQQYQALPMIIGPPERTGAQGWQIVSPYWNGETSYSRPPLQHDLGGW